Genomic DNA from Pelosinus sp. UFO1:
GAAGGGAAGCCTTTATTTTTAATTTAAAAACACAGTACGACTCCATCGGTTTTCGTTTCCTTATCAATATATTAGGTAAGGATTATGTCTTTTAATACATAGGCAGCTAAATAATTCACTCCAATACATATACTGCTTTGGTATTGGTTAGAATATGCCAACCCCTTGTTGTTGATACCAGATTGCTTTTCCTCGCAAAACATTACCGCCTTCTCCTTTAGGAACACCTGGTATAAACCACAAGTCCCATCGTTCACAGCTAAAGCCAGGTCCATATTTTCCATCGGGATATCCGTTAACTTCATAATCTGGATTAAGGCCATCCATATTATTAGCAGCCTCTGCATGTGTCATTACCCGGTAAATATCAATTGTCAAATCCAATGCTTTGCATAATACAGCGATTACTTGACTCATTGCTTCAATCTGCATTTCTGTAGGAGGCTGATATCCAAGGCTATCTGTTGTCGCATTGTAACAACAAGCTAGGGATATACCAATTGCACCTGTATTACGTTTATATGTATGAGACTTAATTGTATGTAAATTACCACTACTTACATAAATACTAGCATCCTTATCAATATTGATATGATACTCATCAAAAAATTGTCCATAACGCCCGGCTGACCAATGAAGATATAACTTTACATCTCGCCCCACGCTTTGCGCTGCAGACCATAGTTCACTTTTACTCTGTAAAGCCAGCTGATTAAGTTCTAGCAGAGTTACTTTCCTCATCGCATTCCTATCCTCATGCAAATCGGGAGTATCTGTTGATTGCTGCATTTTACGAATTGCAGCAACCTCCGAATCAATAATCCAGCCAATTAGCCCCGTTGGAATTAAAATCTTTTGCCAACCTAAAATTTCATTAATTCGTTGTATAGCTCGATACCGTTTTTCTTCATTTTCCATTTGATCAGCAAATTCATCTAGCAGTAAAATTATACCCCGGATAGCAAGTTTTAGTCTACTGTCCTGCATTTTGGCAAATAGCACGAAAAGTGTCATTGCTAATACCTTGACCGACAAAAGTGCCCCTACAGCCCAGATAATAATTTGCAACTCATTGGAAATCCCCATATTTAACGCCCCCCTTTTTCTTGGTTTCAGTCCAAGCAATCGTCCTTCCATGTATGCTATGTTTCAAGCTTCTTAATTGTGAATCGACTTCTTGATTACTTATTACCAGGAAATATAGTAAGGACATAAAAAAACCGCCATCTGGGCGGTTTTTTTTGCGTTACTCAATTTCTTCAATTGATATTTTTACTGTACTTCCATCTAAGAAATACTCATCTAACATATTCCATAGATCACGGTCGCCTAACATCAATTTTGGCATTTCTGCATCCATGTCCAGTTTTCCTTCTAAAACAATTCGGTTCAAGCCATCGCCCCCAAAATGTTTTTTAATCCTTAATAATAGTAAAAGGTGGCTTACGCCACCTTCGTTATTTTAACAATCTTTTTGCTTTTTTTGTTCTTCTTTTCTTCTATTTTCATTGTTAGCAATTTCTTTTGCAAATTCAAGATTTTTGTTTTCTTTTCGTTGTTCTTTTTGTTTACATTCTTTATTCATATTTATCACCTCCCCAATACTAATATGTCCATAATTAGTATTGAAAAGTAGTGGAAATTATCCCCTGAAAATTATTTCCACTATCAATTATTAAACTACAGTTACTGGTTAGCAAAATAAAAATCCCGTGTTCAATTAGTTATTTTCTTTTTTCCCATGCAAGTCGCTCGAACTAATCCTTGTTTAAAATGATGTCTCATTCTCCTTATAACGAAATCTAAACTAACTCTTTGTCTAGTTACAATAAAAAATACCATTGTTTCACCTATAGCCCAAGTAAAGGCATATGCTAATGCCGCTTTTACCACTAAGGCAGATTGATATGGTATTGATCTTAGAATAAGAGTAGCAATTTCTTTTGAAGCCTTTGCTAAACTAAATAATAAAATAATTTCTAACACATGTTTTAATTGTATTTTTTCACCCATCAGACCTATAATTTCAAACATTAGCTTGATCTCATTAACGGTAAGAACGATGAAATCTGCAAATATTTCTAACGGTGCAACAATCATTCTATGGGGAGCAGGCAAAAAGCTGGGTAATGCAGAGATAAAGACCCAAGCCGCATTTTGAGTAGCTGTCTCTTGAATTTCAATTTTAGCATGCTCAGGACGAAAAACAGGAAAATTATGTGATAGGGTAAATCTTATCCTTTCATGATTAGCTAATATCTGAGATGCTAAGCCAGCGTCGTTGCTATCGAAAATATACACTTCTAAATGATGTTCCTTTACCGCATCGGCTAGACACGGCTCAACAATACAAAAATTTGAAGCTTTTATCAACTTTCCATTGATCTCGCCTCCTGCCGACGTAGGAACAAGTATGAGTCGCTTCATTACCTCTTTTTTATTGTATACATTATAATTTCCATCTATTGGTAAATTCAAAGAGGCATAAGGGAAACTAATCAACCATTTTATCATTTCTTCAATCATTTCCGAAGAACCTATAAGTCCAATTTGAAGATTCTGCTGACATGCTCGATTGATTTTATGCATATTTATTCCGCTTAATTCATCCCATAATTTCTTAATAATGAAAGTCTCTTCACTAGCCATTCTAATATCCCCCCTTCTGATAGGATTTGTATTTTAGCATTTTCTATCCACCATAATAGATAGTGATTTTTGGAAGATTCATCTCTATCTATTATGGTGGAAATGGAAGATCGATACAGAAATATGAAGCAACTTACAGAAAAACCAGGGACACAGGGCAACAGGCTTGAGTTTACTAGAGCGGGTCGTTGTCTTCTATACTTTTGGGCAAATACTATATGATATCTGCATTTTGTATGTGCTAAACTCCTGTTATCCATTTTGATGATCCTCCTTTGTTGAGTCATGCGGTCGGCAAGCTTGCATTCATTCTAACAAAAGGAGGGTCTTTTTTTCTACTCATAACTGTAAGCTTTTTGGAACCATACGCCTAGCGCGTGGTTTTCAATATACAACAAGAAAGCCTTCAAGGTTAATGCCCTTGAAGGCTTGAATTTATTGATAGTTGGTGTGCCTGGAGCGATTCGAACGCCCGACCCACGCCTTAGAAGGGCGTTGCTCTATCCAGCTGAGCTACAAGCACATATATTTTTATTGAAACAAATGGAGCGGGTGAAGGGAATCGAACCCTCGTAACTAGCTTGGAAGGCTAGCGCTCTACCATTGAGCTACACCCGCATATAACATGAAACTAATTTGATGGTCGGAGCGGCAGGATTCGAACCTGCGACCCCCTGGTCCCAAGCCAGGTGCTCTACCAAGCTGAGCCACGCCCCGTTAATCACATTATCTATTATACCGCAGTGTCAGTAGTTTGTCAACATCTTTTTTAAAAATGTTTTCTTTCTTCCACTCATAAATTAATTGTAATCAAGTTTTGTCTTGATCACCGCTAACTCACTTAACTATAATAACATAATGACTTTATTATGTCAAGAACCTTGTAAAAGAAAAATCTACATTGTATCCAAGGATACAATGTAGATTTTCTTCTCACCTTACAGCTTATTTATTAAATAAGCTCTTCAGTGCTTGCTTGTTTGTATCACGATTCAGTTTTGCGATATACTCAGTCAATTTAATCTCTTTCGGACATGCTTTTACGCAGTTTTGGCTATTACCGCAACTTGCTAAACCGCCCTTTTCCATCAATGCATCCAAGCGTTCTTCTTTCTGATATTCGCCAATTGGGTGGAGATTAAAGAGATGTGCTTGTGCAATAGGAGCAGGCCCAATGAACTCAGAGCCTTGATTTACATTTGGACAAGCATGCATGCAGCATCCGCAAGTCATGCAACGAGAAATTTCATAAGCGGTAGTTGCAGTTTTTGGATTCTGACGCGGAGCATCATTATGAACTTCCCAGGTTCCATCTACATCTACCCAGCCGTGTATGCGTTTTAAACTATCAAACATTACCGAACGGTCAATCGCAAGGTCACGGATAACAGGGAAAGTTCTAGCAGCACTCAAACGAATTGGTTGTTCTAGATGATCAATTAGAGCAGCACAAGCCTGTTGTGCTTTACCGTTGATGACCATCATGCAAGCTCCACAAACTTTTTCCAGACAATTACATTCCCAAACAACAGCAGTTGTCTTTTTGCCGTCTTTTGTAACAGGGTTCTTTTGAATCTCCATAAGAGATGCAACAACATTAAGCGCAGGACGATAGTCAACTTCAAATTCTTCTGTATAGGGTTGGGAATTAGGACCATCTTGTCTTTCTATGATAAAATGTACTTTTTTCTTTGTTTCTGCCATTATTATCTACCTCCTTCTTACTCTTTCTTAGCAACAGCATAGTTACGAGGACGCGGTTTAACCAATGAATGATCAAAATCATCATAACTGATCTTAGGCTCTGCTGTTGCCTGGTCATACTCAGCAACTGTTATTTTCATGAAGCGTTCGTCATCACGGGTTGGAAATTCGCGCTTGTAGTGAGCCCCACGGCTTTCATCACGCATACGTGCTGCTTTTGTTACAACTAAAGCGTAAATAATCATATTGCGGAGCTGTCTTGCGAACATACCTTCTTGGTTTGCCCAGTTTGCTTTATCGACTATACCGATATTATCCCAACGTTTAAGAATTTTCTTTACTTCATCGAAACAATAATCAAGGTCTTTGTTCACACGTTCAATGGTGACGTATTGGTTCATTAAATCACCAAGTTCATGGTGAAGTTCATGCGCATTTTCCGATCCATTCATTTTTAAAATAGCATCATATTCTTCTTGGCATTCTTTTGCTGCATTTGCTAACTCTTCATCAGTAAGTTCTGAACCTTTTTCTCCTTCTTTAGCCCAGCGCATAGCTTCCGGACCTGAAACAGTACCAGAATAAGCAGCGGAAAGAAGTGAGTTTGCACCAAGACGGTTTGCACCGTGGTATTGATAGTCACATTCACCAGATGCCATAAGACCAGGAATGTTTGTGTTATGTTTTGTATCTACCCAGATACCGCCCATGGAATAATGAACGGAAGGATAAATTTGCATTGGAACTTTACGTGGGTCATCGCCAACGAATTCCGAATAAATTTCCAAAATGCCGCCTAATTTACGTTCAAGATAATCTGCTGGAATATGGGAAAGATCAAGATATACTTTGTTTTCACCATTGATACCAAGTTTTTGATTTACGCATACATCGTAAATAGCACGAGATGCTACGTCACGAGGTACAAGGTTACCATATGCAGGATACATTTCTTCCAAGAAGTACCATGGTTTACCATCTTTATAAACCCAAACTCGTCCGCCTTCACCACGGCAAGCTTCAGACATCAAGCGGTTTTTATCGGAACCAGGAATAGCTGTTGGATGAATCTGAATAAATTCAGGGTTACCAATAAGAGCGCCTTGCTGATATACGGCAGATACTGCTGAACCATTGCAGATTGTCGAAGCAGTACATCTACCGAATACCATACCAGGACCGCCTGTTGCAAGGATAACCGTATCAGCACGGAAAGCTCTGATTTCCATAGAATTCATGTCTTGTGCTACAATACCGCGGCAAACGTTTTCTTTATTTTTAATAATTTTAATGAATTCCCAGAATTCATATTTCTTAACAGCACCTTTAACTTCCCAAGCACGAACTTGTTCGTCAAGTGCATAAAGAAGTTGCTGACCTGTTGTGGAACCAGAAAACAAAGTACGTTTATTTTTCTGACCACCAAAATTACGAAGGTCAAGTAAACCTTCTGGTGTACGAGTAAATGTAACACCCATACGATCGAACATTTTAATTAATTTTGGAGCGGCTTCACACATGCCTTTTATTGCAGTCTGGTCAGCAAGGAAGTCACCACCATAAACAGTATCATCAAAGTGTTCATGGACAGTATCATTTTCACCCTTTGTATCCATACAAGCATTCATACCGCCTTGTGCACAAAGGGAATGAGAACGTTTTACGGGGCAATACGAGAATAATTCTACTTCTCCGCCAGCTTCACAAATTTTAAGTGTTGCCATGAGGCCGGATAAACCGCCGCCAACAACTATAATTTTCTTTTTCACTAAGCTCTCTCCTTACTTTAAATTATTTCACAAAATGTGTAAGAGCTGTAAGTCCTACACTAGAGATGAGTACAAATAATGCCATAGTTGCAATGCTTACGATACGTTGTCCACGTGGTCCTGCAACAATGCCCCAAGTAATTGAAAAACCCCATAAACCATTGGTAAAATGGAAAACGGATGATAATAGTCCAATTACATATAAAGCAAAAGTTAAAGGATCAGACAATACTTTATGCATAAAGTCGTAGCCAATCAGATGACCACCCATTGCCTTGCCGACAATACGTAAAGTCCATACGTGCCATATAATAAAAACAAAGGCAATATAGGCAGTTATACGTTGTAAGTAGAACATCCAGTTGTTCCAATACCCATACTGAGTAGGATTATTTTTCGCTTTCAGAGCATATACCACACCTAATATACCGTGGAATGCGATAGGCAAGCCGATAGCGATAATTTCAATTGGAACCAAAAACGGCATAGAGGCAAGTGCCGCTACTGACTTATCAAAGTTAGCTGGCCCCCCAATTACTGTTGAAACAGTAAATATATGCTCCAATAAAAATGCACCGATTGCGACAACACCTGAAAGAGAATGAATACGACGGATCCAAAAATCAAAATTGTTCATGCTTTTACCTCCTGTAATATTTACATAGTTGACATATAAGATTGCCAACATACTGTACAAATAATGCTATTTCGACGCTAGTTTGGTTTTTCCTTCAACGGTTTTATAGAAATGTGAAATTATTCGCAAATAATCATTTCCAATTACTGAAGTTTTATTAATATTGCGGGAGCACCTTAGTAGCTACTTGCAACACCGCAGGTATCCACTAAGGTACTCCCGCAATAAAAAATTTTAAAAGGCGCTAACGACAGTTAGCTTGTCCTAGTACAAACCGATATATTTACTTACAATAGCAATTACTACTATATTTTGCGGTAAGGTTTTTGACCTTCTTCATAATAATTGTTGCCATCACAGTCAATCGCTACGATTGCAGGGAAATCTTCCACAGTTAGTTTAGCTAATGCTTCTGCACCTAGCTCAGGATATGCTAACACTTCATAAGCTTTAATGGTTTTTGCGATCAATGCTGCTGCTCCGCCAATGGCTACCATGAAAACAGTACTGTTCTTTTTCATAGCTTCCACGACTTCAGGAGAGCGATAGCCTTTACCAATCATACCACTAAGACCTTGTTCGATCATTTGTGGTGTATATTTGTCCATGCGACCAGCAGTGGTCGGACCAGCTGAACCAATAGGATCTCCAGGTTTAGCTGGAGTAGGTCCTAGATAATATACAATCTGATTTGTAAAATCTACAGGTAATTTCTCACCACGATCTAATGCTTCTGTCATAACCTTATGGGCTGCATCACGGGCACTAAATATAGTTCCAGTAATTAGAACACTATCACCAGCTTTTAAGGAACGAGCCATTTCTTTTGTTAATGGAGTGGTAATACGTTTTACTTCTGCCATTTTATCTACACCTCCTACAGTTCAACTTCAGCATGCCTTGTGGCATGGCAGTTAATATTAACAGCAACTGGTAATCCAGCAATGTGGGTAGCAAAATATTCAACATTTACTGCCAATGCAGTCGTTACGCCACCTAAGCCTTGAGGCCCTACACCCGTTTTATTAACCATTTCCAGCAGCTCTTCTTCTAATTTAGCATAATCAGGATTTTCATTACGTTTATTCACAGAACGTAATAACGCTTTTTTTGCTAATATTGTGGATTTTTCCATAGTGCCACCAATACCAACACCTATGACCATCGGAGGACAGGCGTTAGGACCAGCTGTCTTCACTGTATCAAGAACGACTTTTTTCACACCTTCAACGCCATCAGCAGGTACGAGCATTTTTAAAGCACTCTTATTTTCGCTACCGAAACCTTTAGGTGCTAATTTAATCTTAACTTTGTCACCAGGAACAATGCTAGTATGTAAAATAGCAGGGGTATTGTTGGTTGTATTTTTACGGTTAAATAAAGGTTCGCCAACAACTGATTTACGTAAATAGCCTTCTGTATAGCCTTTGGCAACACCAGCATTTACTGCCTCTTCCAAACTGCCACCTACGAAATGAACATCTTGTCCTACTTCCATAAATACTACTGTCATCCCTGTATCTTGACAGATAGGTCTTTGTTCATTTTTAGAAATATTAGCATTTTCCACTAGTTTCCCAATAATTTCTTTACCAAGGGCTGATTCTTCTTTTCTTCCAGCTGACACTAACGCATCATAAACGTCCTCGGATAAATAATAGCAAGCATCCATGCACATCTTTGCTATCGCCTGAGTAATTTGCTCTACCTCAATTGTACGCATGCTCATCCCCCTATTCTAATATACAAGTGTATTATATCACAAACTTTTCAGGTAAACCACTTAATTGCTATGATAAGATAAAATTTATAGAATATTTGCGTTATGTAATTTCTACCATAGCAACGAAGAAATGTTTAACTTCCATGGCTACCTGGCAGCATTTTGACCAATGTCACTTAAATATTACAAATTTGCGGTCAAAAAGTACTACCACTACAGTAAGTATCCCTTTTGACCGCAAATATAATTCATCATATCATCTAGTTATTTTAAAAATTGTTTACCTGCAATACCTGGTTGTGTCATTTCACCTGGCGATAAAATAATTTCTAATTGATCTGCGGTAAGTAACTTTTTAGAAATAACTAACTCTCTAACAGAAGCTCCTGTTTTTAACGCCTCTTTTGCAATAATTGAAGATTGTTCATAACCGATATGAGGTAATAATGCGGTAACAATGCCAACACTCTTATCAATCATTTCACGGCAACGTTCTTCATTGGCTTCAAGATCTTTCACACATTTGTAATTAAAAGTATTAATTACATTCGTTAAGATCGTTAAGGAATTAAAAAGATTATATGCCATTACTGGCTCCATAACATTAAGTTCAAACTGTCCATTTTCTACAGCCTGGCTAATAGCCAAATCATTGCCCATAACTTGATAAGCTACTTGGTTCACAGTTTCGGGAATAACAGGATTTACTTTCCCAGGCATAATGGAAGACCCAGGTTGTTTCGCCGGCAAGGATAGTTCCCCTAATCCACAACGCGGACCTGATGCCATAAGCCTAATATCATTAGCAATTTTACAGAATGCTAACGCAGTGACCTTTAAGGCACTTGAAAACTCAGCAATTTGATCTGTATTTTGGGTAGCATCCACTAAATCAATGGCTGATTGAATCTCTTCACCTGTTAGCTTAGAAAGTTCTTCTACTACATATTTAATATATTCAGGTTCTGCATTTAGACCCGTACCAACTGCCGTAGCTCCCATATTTACAAAATGCATATTCCGCACATTTTCTTTAACCCTTTTAACCGCACGCTTTGTGGCTTGCGCATAGGCGTAAAACTCCTGACCTAAAGTAATGGGCACAGCATCTTGCAAATGAGTACGTCCCATTTTTAAAATATGATTAAAGCTATCACCTTTTGCTGTAAAGGTAGCTTCCATTTCTTCTAACGCAGCAATTAGTTTTTTTGCTTTTGTAATTGTACAAATACGCATAGCTGTTGGCATTACGTCGTTTGTAGATTGAGCCATATTTACATGATTATTAGGTGAAATCAGAGCATAATCCCCTTTTTTCTCACCTAAGATTTCAAGGGCACGATTGGCAATTACTTCGTTGGCATTCATATTCATGGATGTACCTGCTCCACCTTGAATACAATCAACGACGAATTGGTCATGTAATTTGCCTGCAATGATTTCTTCTGCAGCTTGTACGATGGCATTACCAATTCTGCTAGGCATACGTCCAGTTTTCATATTCGCTTTGGCCGCTGCCGCCTTTACAATACCAAAGGAAATGATAAAATCATCATTTAATCTATGTCCAGTAATCACAAAGTTTTCTAATGCTCTAGTTGTTTGTACTCCGTAATAAACTTCATCTTTTATTTCAATTTCGCCAAGAAAATCATGCTCTAAACGCACAATACAGCACCTCCACTAGTTTTTTCACCTTATTATAGCATGGCCTATGTATTTTGTATACAATATTCTTTCAATTCGTTACAAAATTCATTCTATTCTAATAAGAGAAAATAACCTTCTCAATGTCGTGATGCACTGGCTTTTATTTTCTCTATAATTTGGGTGGCTGCCGGTGAACGTAAATACTGATAGGTAGTCTCAGGTACTAAAGTTCTTATTTCTTCCCATCCATCTTGTCTGATAAGCTCCCGCACTCTAGAGGCACTTACAACACTGCCTTGAATGGCAATCCTTGGCATTTCGAGCACATCAATATGATAAGTTGGTAAAATAGAGAGCATTGCTTCATTATATGCTCTTGTTACCGCACAATAAGGTTCATCTCCCACATACCGGCGGGTAATGCCCATAGCTGGCGCTATATATTGAGCAAATACAGTAACATCGAGTCTAGTTTGCGCTGTTACCGTTTCATCTCCCCTTGTAAAGTAACCAGGGAAGGTTGCGGCAGATACAATATATTTACCGCCAGGAATAACCATTATATTATCATAAGCAGCCAATCCTTCCTTTACCAAGCGAAAGCGAACATCAAAAGGAAACAAGGAACCTTCCTCACTTACTACCAATACAATAACAGCTGCATTTTCTTTGGCTGCTTTTGCAATGACTGCCTGATGCCCTAAAGTAAAAGGATTACAATTTACCACTAAAGCTGCCCGATTTCCTGCAGGTAAATTGGCCACCTGAGCAGCCAATTCCTTGCAATAGGTAGTAATTGATCCAATACCAGATTCCAATAGGACTGCGAAAGGCAGAGCCCTAGCGATTTCCTTGAAACCTAATTCTTTAAACAAATGTGCTTTGTCCGGTTTGGTGAAAATGAAGTAGTGATAAATGCCACGCCGTCCAGCTTCCTGCATTAAATGACTGATTACTGCTGATGTCAAACCCTCTCCCTGCAGGGATTCGTCAATGGCGATATTTCTCAATATTTCTCCTGACAAAGAACCTGTAGCTACGATCTTATCTTCTTTATATAAAGCCATAGTATAATCTACTTTTTCGTTAAAAGTCAGTGAAAACCGGGATAAGAATTCCCTTACAGCGGTAACCTGTCTATCATTATTGAGGTTAATCACTCGCTCTTCTATATTACCCCATAACATAATTAGGCCTCCACTTGACGCACAACATCAATAATTGTGCCATCACGATACTCTACCACCGCAACAATATTTTCTCCAGTTTTTAAGTTTTTAGGTGTTCCTGCTATTTTCTCGGCTAATTGTTTTAGTTCGCTTATATCTTTAACAGGTAGGCCAGCCGCAACTAACCTTTCTCTTAGATCGACTCTTCTAGGATTGACAGCCACACCCCGTTCTGTAACAAGGATGTCAATGGTCTCACCAGGCGTAGTAGCAGTCAGCACTTTATCCACAATAATCGGCAGACGACCACGCAATAAGTTCGCCACAACAATAGTTACTTTTGCACCAGCTGCCGCATCCGCATGACCACCTGAGCCCCCCATAATGACACCATCAGAACCAGTAACTACATTTACATTAAAATCAGTATCCATTTCAGTAGCGCCTAAGATTACCACATCTAGCTTATTAACGGCACAACCTGCATTAAAAGGGCTGGCATAAAAATCTGCACCAACTTCCAAGTGGTTTGGATTTTCTGCTATCGAACGAATGGCTTCTAAGTCAAAACCTTGAACATCCATTAGTTTTTTGAATAAGCCTTTTTCCAGCATATCTACCATATAGCCTGTAATACCACCTAAGGCAAAACTACCTACAATATTATCTTTTTCCATCATTTTGCGTACAATAGAAGCTGTTGCTAAAGAAGCACCACCTGCTCCTGTTTGGAAGGCGAAACCATCTTTCAAAAGCCCAGTAGCTTGAATGACTTTTGCTGCTGTTTCCGCAATTTTAAGTCCAACTGGATCTTTGGTAATGCGAGTTGTGCCCGATACAATCCCCTTTGGATCACCAACACAATCAACTTTTACTACATAATCTACCCGGGTTTGTGGTATTGAAATAGGGGACAAAGGATATTCGCCGAGAAAATCCGTAACAGCCACTACATGATCTGCATATTGGGCATCAGGAAATGCATAGCCTAATGATCCACAAGCGGCAGGTCCTTGCACACCATTCAAATTTCCGTATTCATCCGCTGCAGGTGCAGCAATAAAAGCGACATCGATTTTAAGCTGCCCACTCTCAATGGCCCTTCCACGTCCGCCATGGGTGCGCAATATTACTGGTTTTTCAAATAAACCGCGAGATACTGCCTGTGCGACTGGACCGGACATATAGTTGGTATCTAGTGCCGTTACAACACCATTTTTTACATGTTCAATCATCGGAGCATGAACAGGGAAAACAGAACTTAACGCCACTTTCAGATTTTTTAATCCTAACTGGGCAGCCGTTGCTAATACCATATTAACAACTCCATCTCCATTTCTAAAATGGTGATGGAAAGATAATGTCATACCGTCTGTTACTGGTATCTTTTTAAATACTTCTACTAAATTATCTACTAGTTTATTATCTGTAGGGCGCACACCTTTGACACTAGGTGCTTGCCTATTCATGTCTGGCTTTGTAGCAAAGGCACCCGCAAAAGGTTTAATTTTTCCAATGCCGGGAATATTTTCAGGTATTTCACGTCCAATTGCATTTTTCATTATTTTACCTCCTCAATCAAACCTAAAAGCCGTGCCAAATGTAAAATACGCTCTGCACGATTCACGATAGGTAAATCAACCATCTTACCATTCAAAGAAGCTACACCAGATCCTTCAGCTTCCGCTTTACGAATGGCGTGGATGACTTGCTCAGCCCAGTCAATGTCACTCATACTAGGATTAAAGACATTGTGAATTGTATCAATTTGCCTAGGATTAATGGACAATTTCCCTTTAAAACCAAGACTTTTAGCTAGTTTAGTATCAGCAAGTAATCCTTTCTCATCGTTAGCATCTGTGTAGGGAGTATCAATGGATTGAATCCCTGCAGCAGCTGCCGCATTAATCACAAGGGTACGTGCTGTAAAAATTTCATTTCCTTCTCTGGTACGCATAGCACCTAAGCCTGCCGTGTAATCTTCTGCTCCTAGGGATAGAGCAACCACTCGCTTATCCGCCTTCGCAATCGAATAGGCTTCGGCAATCCCACAAGGTGTTTCTAATAAAGCAATAATTTTTACTGGAGTCTGCCCTGGTTTTTCTACTGCCGCAATCATGGACACTACTTGATGAATATCTGCTGCACTTTCTACCTTAGGCACTAATATTGCATCAGGACAACAAGGAACAATTGCTTTAATATCTTCGGCAGCAAAAGTATCTAACGGATTAATCCGAACCACCTTTTCGCTAGT
This window encodes:
- a CDS encoding N-acetylmuramoyl-L-alanine amidase, with translation MGISNELQIIIWAVGALLSVKVLAMTLFVLFAKMQDSRLKLAIRGIILLLDEFADQMENEEKRYRAIQRINEILGWQKILIPTGLIGWIIDSEVAAIRKMQQSTDTPDLHEDRNAMRKVTLLELNQLALQSKSELWSAAQSVGRDVKLYLHWSAGRYGQFFDEYHINIDKDASIYVSSGNLHTIKSHTYKRNTGAIGISLACCYNATTDSLGYQPPTEMQIEAMSQVIAVLCKALDLTIDIYRVMTHAEAANNMDGLNPDYEVNGYPDGKYGPGFSCERWDLWFIPGVPKGEGGNVLRGKAIWYQQQGVGIF
- the sdhB gene encoding succinate dehydrogenase iron-sulfur subunit encodes the protein MAETKKKVHFIIERQDGPNSQPYTEEFEVDYRPALNVVASLMEIQKNPVTKDGKKTTAVVWECNCLEKVCGACMMVINGKAQQACAALIDHLEQPIRLSAARTFPVIRDLAIDRSVMFDSLKRIHGWVDVDGTWEVHNDAPRQNPKTATTAYEISRCMTCGCCMHACPNVNQGSEFIGPAPIAQAHLFNLHPIGEYQKEERLDALMEKGGLASCGNSQNCVKACPKEIKLTEYIAKLNRDTNKQALKSLFNK
- the sdhA gene encoding succinate dehydrogenase flavoprotein subunit, which encodes MATLKICEAGGEVELFSYCPVKRSHSLCAQGGMNACMDTKGENDTVHEHFDDTVYGGDFLADQTAIKGMCEAAPKLIKMFDRMGVTFTRTPEGLLDLRNFGGQKNKRTLFSGSTTGQQLLYALDEQVRAWEVKGAVKKYEFWEFIKIIKNKENVCRGIVAQDMNSMEIRAFRADTVILATGGPGMVFGRCTASTICNGSAVSAVYQQGALIGNPEFIQIHPTAIPGSDKNRLMSEACRGEGGRVWVYKDGKPWYFLEEMYPAYGNLVPRDVASRAIYDVCVNQKLGINGENKVYLDLSHIPADYLERKLGGILEIYSEFVGDDPRKVPMQIYPSVHYSMGGIWVDTKHNTNIPGLMASGECDYQYHGANRLGANSLLSAAYSGTVSGPEAMRWAKEGEKGSELTDEELANAAKECQEEYDAILKMNGSENAHELHHELGDLMNQYVTIERVNKDLDYCFDEVKKILKRWDNIGIVDKANWANQEGMFARQLRNMIIYALVVTKAARMRDESRGAHYKREFPTRDDERFMKITVAEYDQATAEPKISYDDFDHSLVKPRPRNYAVAKKE
- a CDS encoding succinate dehydrogenase, translated to MNNFDFWIRRIHSLSGVVAIGAFLLEHIFTVSTVIGGPANFDKSVAALASMPFLVPIEIIAIGLPIAFHGILGVVYALKAKNNPTQYGYWNNWMFYLQRITAYIAFVFIIWHVWTLRIVGKAMGGHLIGYDFMHKVLSDPLTFALYVIGLLSSVFHFTNGLWGFSITWGIVAGPRGQRIVSIATMALFVLISSVGLTALTHFVK
- a CDS encoding Fe-S-containing hydro-lyase gives rise to the protein MAEVKRITTPLTKEMARSLKAGDSVLITGTIFSARDAAHKVMTEALDRGEKLPVDFTNQIVYYLGPTPAKPGDPIGSAGPTTAGRMDKYTPQMIEQGLSGMIGKGYRSPEVVEAMKKNSTVFMVAIGGAAALIAKTIKAYEVLAYPELGAEALAKLTVEDFPAIVAIDCDGNNYYEEGQKPYRKI
- a CDS encoding fumarate hydratase, with amino-acid sequence MRTIEVEQITQAIAKMCMDACYYLSEDVYDALVSAGRKEESALGKEIIGKLVENANISKNEQRPICQDTGMTVVFMEVGQDVHFVGGSLEEAVNAGVAKGYTEGYLRKSVVGEPLFNRKNTTNNTPAILHTSIVPGDKVKIKLAPKGFGSENKSALKMLVPADGVEGVKKVVLDTVKTAGPNACPPMVIGVGIGGTMEKSTILAKKALLRSVNKRNENPDYAKLEEELLEMVNKTGVGPQGLGGVTTALAVNVEYFATHIAGLPVAVNINCHATRHAEVEL